A single bacterium DNA region contains:
- a CDS encoding CdaR family protein yields the protein MIWFYISGEEGADVAKRREKDKVLRNVVVKVVHPFSFILQAELNPKYVSVQIRGASHVVDKLTSESILVFVDVSALNKGKYVLPVQIKLPADVKLVQITPLTVKVLLKDIIGISVPSLVQEKG from the coding sequence ATGATTTGGTTTTATATATCAGGGGAGGAGGGGGCAGATGTTGCAAAAAGAAGAGAAAAAGATAAAGTGTTAAGGAATGTTGTTGTAAAGGTAGTACATCCATTTTCTTTTATCTTGCAAGCGGAACTAAATCCAAAGTATGTAAGTGTGCAAATAAGAGGCGCATCTCATGTTGTAGATAAACTAACTTCTGAAAGCATTCTTGTTTTTGTAGATGTAAGTGCTTTAAACAAGGGGAAATATGTTTTGCCAGTACAAATTAAACTACCTGCAGATGTAAAACTTGTTCAAATTACTCCTCTTACAGTAAAGGTACTGCTTAAAGACATAATTGGAATATCTGTCCCTTCTCTTGTGCAAGAAAAGGGGTAA
- the folP gene encoding dihydropteroate synthase, with protein sequence MHSKFILRCGKHTIDLRKKPALMGILNVTPDSFSDGGLYNTRQKAINRVDEMVAEGADIIDIGGESTRPSAEPVSEKEESARVISLIKEIVKKFNLPVSIDTRKTEVAKKALDAGACMVNNVGGLKGNRGLGKIVAHYDVPIILMHMRGNPQTMQREGKYRSVVSDIIEELKSSIALAQDAGIREDNILVDPGIGFGKTTEDNLKIINRISEFKILGKPVVLGPSRKSFIGNVLNLDVKERLEGTLAAVAYAVLKDVSIIRVHDVVETRRVIDMIKAIKDV encoded by the coding sequence ATGCATAGTAAATTCATATTAAGATGTGGTAAACACACAATAGATTTGAGGAAAAAACCAGCATTAATGGGTATATTGAATGTGACCCCAGATTCTTTTTCTGACGGAGGATTGTACAATACACGTCAAAAGGCAATAAATCGGGTTGATGAGATGGTCGCAGAGGGGGCGGATATTATAGATATAGGAGGTGAGTCAACGCGTCCGAGCGCAGAACCAGTCAGTGAAAAAGAAGAAAGCGCCAGAGTTATCTCTTTGATAAAGGAGATAGTTAAGAAATTTAATCTGCCTGTTTCAATTGATACAAGAAAAACAGAAGTTGCGAAGAAAGCTCTGGACGCAGGTGCTTGTATGGTAAATAATGTAGGCGGATTGAAAGGGAACAGGGGACTTGGTAAAATCGTAGCGCATTATGACGTTCCTATTATTCTTATGCATATGAGAGGAAACCCGCAAACTATGCAAAGGGAGGGTAAGTACAGGTCGGTCGTCTCAGATATTATAGAGGAATTAAAAAGCAGTATAGCCCTGGCACAGGATGCTGGAATAAGAGAAGATAATATCTTGGTAGATCCAGGAATTGGGTTTGGCAAAACTACAGAGGATAATTTAAAAATTATTAATAGAATTAGTGAATTCAAGATACTGGGAAAGCCAGTTGTCTTAGGCCCATCAAGAAAATCGTTTATAGGAAATGTGCTTAATTTAGATGTTAAGGAACGACTTGAAGGTACATTAGCTGCAGTGGCATATGCTGTCTTAAAGGATGTAAGCATTATTCGCGTTCATGATGTTGTAGAGACAAGAAGAGTTATTGATATGATAAAAGCTATAAAGGATGTTTAG
- a CDS encoding uroporphyrinogen decarboxylase family protein, which produces MSQEKMSSQERVKTAISRKIPDRVPIHDSPWGATIKKWHEQGLPERKSPRKYFGYDIVNISANLTPRLTTKIIEENEEYIVETTSTGGIRRNHRDYSTTPEIIECPVKKKNDWPFIKERLKPDFKRIDWASAWGYYQKAREDGLYIVFGAASGYDLLQSYIKSEELLIFMATDPEWIKEMVDTTSDLILETVKMMYKEGFRFDGVWVYNDMGYRNSSLFSPSMYERIIAPSDKKRNDWFHEHKMQTILHSCGCVKGLIPSLIKHGFDCLQPLEVKAGMDLRELKPEYGDKIALFGGINVMLMEDPDDSKIEKEIQEKFEIAKKGGGYLFHSDHSIPLDVSFRKYQFVMDCVKKYGRY; this is translated from the coding sequence ATGTCTCAAGAAAAAATGAGCTCTCAAGAGAGAGTAAAAACAGCAATTTCAAGAAAAATTCCAGACCGTGTGCCTATTCATGACAGTCCATGGGGTGCAACAATAAAGAAATGGCATGAGCAGGGATTACCTGAGAGAAAAAGCCCTCGAAAGTATTTTGGATATGATATTGTCAACATTAGTGCGAATCTCACACCGCGATTGACAACAAAGATTATTGAAGAAAATGAAGAGTATATTGTTGAGACAACGTCCACAGGTGGAATCAGAAGAAACCATAGGGACTATTCAACCACTCCAGAAATAATAGAGTGTCCGGTTAAGAAAAAGAACGATTGGCCGTTTATAAAAGAGCGACTAAAACCAGACTTTAAACGTATAGACTGGGCATCTGCATGGGGGTACTACCAGAAAGCTAGAGAAGATGGATTATATATAGTCTTTGGCGCAGCAAGCGGTTACGATCTTCTGCAGTCTTATATTAAAAGTGAAGAACTGCTTATTTTTATGGCTACTGATCCCGAATGGATCAAGGAAATGGTTGATACGACATCTGATTTAATTCTTGAGACAGTAAAGATGATGTACAAAGAAGGATTTCGCTTTGATGGGGTATGGGTTTATAACGATATGGGATACAGGAACAGCTCCCTGTTCTCACCTAGCATGTATGAGAGAATTATAGCTCCATCAGACAAGAAACGCAATGACTGGTTTCATGAGCATAAGATGCAAACTATTCTTCACTCTTGTGGATGTGTGAAAGGATTAATTCCATCCTTAATCAAGCATGGTTTTGACTGTCTTCAGCCATTAGAGGTAAAAGCAGGAATGGATTTAAGGGAACTTAAACCAGAATACGGGGATAAAATCGCACTCTTTGGGGGAATTAATGTAATGTTGATGGAGGATCCTGATGATTCAAAAATTGAAAAGGAAATTCAGGAAAAATTTGAAATTGCCAAAAAAGGCGGAGGTTATCTTTTCCATTCAGACCATTCTATACCTCTGGACGTGAGTTTCAGAAAATACCAGTTTGTAATGGATTGTGTAAAGAAATATGGAAGGTATTAG
- a CDS encoding NAD(P)H-hydrate dehydratase has translation MKVASFDQMREIDRIAMEKYGINGLDLMENAGCAVSKNAEQMLAEIKNTRVLVVCGKGNNGGDGFVAVRHLLNSKCVKDIDVKIAFLGNIKDIKGDAKTNFDITKEMGADIFEIVELKQLQKVKHVFSHAGLVIDAIFGIGLKGAVRGVMFEVIRFINMLKSNKVLSVDLPSGLYEGFDEKKDVCIQADRTVTFGLPKKELLIYPGIGFTGKLITQDIGLPKKLLTDPKLKLNLMTHSELSFLIPKRSINSHKGTFGHVFIIAGSRGLTGAAALASLGALYSGTGLVTLGIPESLNSTMEMKLTEVMTKPLAETTDGSLSKKARKEILDFSSKVDAVAIGPGISRNSETSSLIRELIESLEKPVVIDADGINALAGHVSMLKKRKYPTILTPHPGEMAGLIERHVSEVTSDRINIAEKFAITYKTITLLKGAGTIIADERGNVYINPTGNPALAIGGMGDVLTGLISGLIAQGLSGLDGAKLGAYLHGLAADMWKDENKLDRCLTATELVNYIPKAFARIYNENFF, from the coding sequence ATGAAAGTAGCTAGTTTCGACCAGATGAGGGAGATAGACAGAATTGCTATGGAGAAGTATGGCATCAATGGTCTAGATCTTATGGAAAATGCAGGATGCGCAGTGAGCAAGAATGCAGAACAAATGCTGGCTGAAATAAAAAATACGCGGGTTCTTGTAGTCTGCGGGAAAGGCAATAATGGGGGAGACGGCTTTGTAGCAGTACGTCATCTTCTGAATTCAAAATGTGTTAAAGACATAGATGTTAAAATAGCGTTTCTTGGCAATATTAAAGACATAAAAGGTGATGCAAAAACAAATTTTGATATTACAAAGGAGATGGGTGCTGATATATTTGAAATCGTTGAATTAAAGCAGCTACAAAAAGTGAAACATGTTTTTTCTCATGCAGGTTTAGTAATAGATGCAATCTTTGGTATTGGATTAAAAGGTGCAGTAAGAGGCGTAATGTTTGAGGTAATTAGGTTCATAAACATGCTGAAATCAAATAAGGTTCTTTCTGTTGATTTACCTTCAGGACTTTATGAGGGTTTTGATGAAAAGAAAGACGTTTGTATTCAAGCTGATAGGACAGTTACTTTTGGCCTGCCAAAAAAAGAGTTATTGATTTATCCTGGTATTGGATTTACAGGTAAACTTATTACTCAGGACATAGGTCTTCCTAAAAAACTTTTGACAGATCCAAAATTAAAACTAAATTTGATGACCCATAGTGAGTTATCTTTTCTTATTCCTAAGCGATCGATTAATTCACATAAAGGTACCTTCGGACATGTGTTTATTATAGCTGGCTCCAGAGGATTAACAGGTGCGGCGGCTCTAGCTAGTCTTGGAGCTCTTTATTCTGGCACAGGTCTTGTCACACTTGGAATCCCTGAGAGTTTGAATTCTACTATGGAAATGAAGCTGACAGAAGTTATGACAAAACCTCTGGCTGAAACCACGGATGGAAGCTTGAGTAAAAAGGCAAGAAAAGAAATACTGGATTTTTCATCAAAGGTTGATGCTGTTGCCATAGGCCCAGGAATTTCTAGAAATTCCGAAACAAGTTCTTTAATTCGCGAATTAATAGAATCATTAGAAAAACCAGTTGTAATTGACGCAGATGGAATTAATGCACTTGCTGGGCATGTATCAATGCTTAAAAAGAGAAAGTATCCAACAATTTTAACTCCTCATCCTGGTGAAATGGCGGGACTTATTGAAAGGCACGTGTCTGAAGTTACTTCAGATAGAATAAACATAGCAGAAAAGTTTGCAATTACATATAAAACTATTACATTGCTAAAAGGAGCAGGAACGATTATTGCCGATGAAAGAGGCAATGTTTATATAAATCCCACAGGTAATCCTGCTTTAGCCATAGGGGGAATGGGAGATGTTCTTACCGGGCTTATCTCAGGATTGATTGCGCAAGGTCTTTCTGGATTAGACGGGGCAAAGCTCGGAGCATATTTACATGGTCTGGCAGCAGATATGTGGAAAGACGAAAACAAGCTGGATAGATGTTTGACTGCTACAGAATTAGTAAACTACATACCAAAGGCTTTCGCAAGGATATATAATGAAAACTTTTTTTAA
- the tilS gene encoding tRNA lysidine(34) synthetase TilS: MSKQKVLRTIQNYRMISKGDSLLVGVSGGPDSVALLYLLMGLRDNYNLQLYVVHLNHMLRGNESDKDAGYVRRLSKKLKLPVFIGKKDVRKFAKANKLSLEEAARIQRYEFYKQIADKLNIRKIALGHTADDNAETVLMRLLRGAGEQGLIGIYPVRYIGNLKVIRPLLNIYRREIESFLKEKKISARTDSSNADNKFLRNKVRLELIPLLEENYNKDIKRVLVNTADILKEDNEYLEEVTKKFYSQAVLKQRKKGEFSDANDESIHLSVKKIEDFPLAIQRRVLRYGIKELTGTLRQITYQHWNEVLKLLNSNLAYGHIDLPNGLIVERLRRELVIRRGKGQNICSIIYPVKIPGETLVPEFGVKLICAISKRKTNLEFSMQNPYQGSFDYNKIKKPVFIRTRKEGDTFQPLGMKGKKKIKDFLIDQKIPQPEKSKVLFLTDKTDIIWLIGLRISERFKVTAKTKQVLKVRFSK; the protein is encoded by the coding sequence ATGTCTAAACAAAAGGTATTAAGAACTATTCAGAATTACAGAATGATTTCCAAGGGAGATAGTTTACTTGTTGGCGTTTCTGGAGGCCCAGATTCTGTAGCTCTTTTGTATCTTCTCATGGGACTCAGGGATAACTACAATCTTCAGCTTTATGTAGTTCACTTAAATCATATGCTTAGAGGAAATGAATCCGATAAAGATGCTGGATATGTGAGAAGGTTGTCAAAAAAATTGAAACTTCCTGTTTTTATTGGAAAGAAGGATGTAAGAAAATTTGCAAAAGCAAACAAGCTATCCTTGGAAGAAGCTGCCAGAATTCAGAGATATGAATTTTATAAACAAATAGCAGATAAATTAAATATAAGAAAAATCGCTCTAGGCCACACTGCAGATGACAATGCTGAAACTGTGCTCATGAGACTGCTAAGAGGAGCAGGAGAACAGGGGCTAATAGGTATTTATCCTGTTAGATACATTGGTAACCTAAAAGTTATTCGTCCATTACTGAATATTTATAGAAGAGAAATTGAATCGTTTCTGAAAGAGAAAAAAATCAGTGCGCGTACTGATTCCTCTAATGCTGATAATAAATTTCTCAGGAATAAAGTCAGATTAGAACTAATTCCCCTTTTAGAAGAAAACTATAACAAGGACATAAAGCGAGTTTTAGTCAATACTGCTGATATTTTAAAAGAAGACAATGAATATCTAGAAGAGGTTACAAAGAAATTTTATAGTCAGGCTGTCTTGAAGCAGAGAAAAAAGGGGGAATTCAGCGATGCAAATGATGAAAGTATACATTTAAGCGTTAAAAAAATCGAAGATTTCCCTTTAGCAATTCAAAGAAGAGTTCTTAGATATGGGATTAAAGAGCTGACTGGAACTCTAAGGCAGATTACATATCAACATTGGAATGAAGTATTAAAGCTGCTAAACAGCAATTTAGCTTATGGGCATATAGATCTGCCTAATGGATTAATAGTAGAACGGCTGCGCAGGGAGTTAGTTATTCGCAGAGGCAAGGGACAGAATATATGTAGCATAATCTATCCTGTTAAGATTCCTGGGGAAACTCTTGTTCCTGAGTTTGGAGTAAAACTAATCTGCGCAATTTCCAAGCGAAAAACTAATCTCGAATTCTCCATGCAGAATCCATATCAAGGGAGTTTTGATTATAATAAGATTAAGAAACCTGTTTTTATAAGAACTCGGAAAGAGGGAGACACATTTCAACCATTGGGAATGAAGGGGAAAAAGAAGATAAAGGATTTTCTTATAGACCAAAAGATTCCCCAGCCTGAAAAAAGCAAGGTACTGTTTCTAACTGATAAAACTGATATTATCTGGTTGATAGGCTTAAGAATTAGCGAGAGGTTTAAGGTGACTGCAAAGACAAAACAAGTTTTGAAAGTGAGATTTTCTAAGTAG
- the ftsH gene encoding ATP-dependent zinc metalloprotease FtsH, producing MNKPKLNKPKLNKFNKTLAIWLVLGIIVIFFVQFSQMQGKSTKKIVYSQFIADINASSVKNVEIAGKNISGQYVTGDKFTTYAIENPDLWKFLKEHNVEVKGKPETSIWQQLVVGTIPFLLFIGFLWFFVYRQMQSGGKQAFSFGKSRAKMIKEDRPKITFKDVAGIDEAKEELQEIIEFLKTPEKFQKLGGKLPKGVLLMGHPGTGKTLLAKAVAGEAKCAFFSISGSDFVEMFVGVGASRVRDLFEQGKRNSPCLIFIDEIDAVGRQRFAGLGGGHDEREQTLNALLVEMDGFNTKEGVILIAATNRPDVLDPALLRPGRFDRTIMVEMPDIKGRMGILKVHTKNLTLGKDVALNVVARGTPGMSGADLENLCNEAAIVASRKNKSKIEMSDFEEARDKVMMGIERKSLVISDEEKKIIAYHEAGHTLVQYYLPDADPIHKVSIIPRGRALGLTHILPEKDKYIESKSHYMSNLVSLMGGRAAEILVFNNTYTGAKNDIRVATELARQMVCEWGMSEKLGPLSFGRRHNQVFLGRDITEEREYSEDTAKKIDIEVRNLVENAYKQAENTIKKNRDKLDKIVKELLEKEVIDRKDVEAILEGKSAKKKPTNKSRKKES from the coding sequence TTGAACAAACCCAAGTTGAACAAACCCAAATTAAACAAATTTAATAAAACATTAGCTATCTGGCTTGTGCTTGGAATAATAGTAATTTTCTTTGTCCAATTTTCGCAAATGCAGGGAAAGAGTACAAAAAAGATTGTATACAGTCAATTCATAGCAGATATTAATGCTAGCAGTGTGAAAAACGTTGAAATAGCAGGTAAGAATATTTCAGGACAATATGTTACTGGAGATAAATTCACAACATATGCAATAGAAAATCCAGATTTATGGAAATTTCTAAAGGAGCATAATGTTGAGGTAAAAGGGAAACCAGAGACAAGTATATGGCAGCAACTAGTAGTAGGCACGATTCCATTTTTATTATTTATAGGCTTTCTGTGGTTCTTTGTATATAGACAGATGCAGTCTGGTGGCAAACAAGCATTTTCCTTTGGTAAAAGCAGAGCCAAGATGATAAAGGAAGATAGACCTAAAATAACTTTTAAAGATGTAGCAGGTATAGATGAAGCAAAAGAGGAGCTACAGGAGATAATAGAATTTCTAAAGACCCCAGAGAAATTTCAGAAATTAGGCGGCAAGTTACCAAAAGGGGTATTATTGATGGGGCATCCAGGCACAGGAAAGACGCTCTTGGCAAAAGCAGTTGCTGGAGAGGCAAAATGCGCTTTTTTCAGTATAAGCGGTTCTGATTTTGTAGAGATGTTTGTAGGAGTGGGGGCATCGCGTGTGCGGGACTTATTTGAGCAGGGAAAAAGGAATAGTCCGTGTTTGATTTTCATAGATGAGATTGACGCAGTAGGCAGGCAGCGCTTTGCTGGTCTTGGCGGTGGACATGATGAAAGAGAACAGACCCTAAATGCTTTACTTGTGGAAATGGACGGATTTAATACAAAAGAGGGTGTAATTTTAATTGCTGCAACAAATCGGCCAGATGTGCTGGATCCAGCACTTCTGAGACCAGGTAGATTCGATAGAACTATTATGGTTGAGATGCCAGATATCAAAGGCAGAATGGGTATATTGAAAGTTCATACAAAGAACCTTACGCTTGGCAAAGATGTTGCTCTTAATGTTGTTGCAAGAGGGACTCCTGGTATGTCAGGTGCAGATCTGGAGAACCTATGTAATGAAGCTGCAATTGTTGCATCAAGAAAGAATAAAAGCAAGATTGAAATGTCTGATTTTGAGGAAGCCAGAGATAAAGTAATGATGGGAATAGAGCGAAAAAGTCTTGTTATTAGTGATGAAGAGAAGAAAATTATTGCCTATCATGAAGCTGGGCATACATTGGTTCAGTATTACTTGCCCGATGCAGATCCCATTCATAAAGTTTCAATTATTCCAAGAGGAAGAGCTCTGGGCTTGACTCACATATTACCTGAGAAGGATAAGTATATTGAGAGCAAATCCCATTATATGAGTAATCTAGTAAGTTTGATGGGAGGAAGAGCTGCAGAGATATTAGTGTTTAATAATACATATACAGGCGCCAAGAATGATATAAGGGTCGCTACGGAGCTTGCCAGACAAATGGTATGTGAATGGGGAATGAGCGAGAAGCTTGGTCCTCTTTCATTTGGCCGCAGGCATAATCAGGTTTTTCTTGGAAGAGATATAACAGAAGAAAGGGAATATAGCGAGGACACAGCAAAGAAGATAGATATAGAAGTTCGCAATCTGGTTGAAAATGCATATAAACAGGCAGAAAATACTATTAAGAAGAATCGGGACAAATTGGATAAAATTGTAAAAGAATTATTGGAGAAAGAAGTAATTGATAGAAAGGATGTAGAGGCTATTCTTGAAGGCAAATCTGCAAAGAAGAAACCAACAAATAAATCTCGTAAAAAGGAATCTTGA
- the cdaA gene encoding diadenylate cyclase CdaA: MFSDFLNNTIRFFSVLGWRDFVEILVLAVIFYRVFLFIKGTRTIQVMKGLFIIVLVALLAKIMNLYTISWILEKVLAIGVIAILIVFQPELRRALSRIGQNPLNISLQEDELIDEIVKSVNMLSRKNIGALIVIGREIGLKDYMETGVRINAKVTSELLSSIFTPNSPLHDGAVIIERGELVAASCILPLVELPNIGRVLGTRHRAALSLTKETDATVIVVSEETGGISVAIRRKLTRDIDGITLRKILHNLYAPSEKSKKAFWIWKRNK; encoded by the coding sequence GTGTTTTCAGACTTTCTTAATAATACTATAAGGTTTTTTTCGGTTTTAGGCTGGCGAGATTTTGTAGAAATTCTTGTATTGGCTGTTATTTTCTATAGAGTCTTTTTGTTTATTAAAGGCACCAGAACTATCCAGGTTATGAAGGGACTCTTTATCATTGTGCTTGTTGCGCTTTTGGCAAAGATTATGAATTTATACACGATAAGCTGGATACTTGAGAAAGTATTAGCTATAGGCGTAATAGCCATCTTAATTGTTTTTCAACCTGAATTAAGGCGTGCTCTTTCAAGAATAGGACAGAATCCACTTAATATATCCTTGCAAGAAGATGAGTTAATAGACGAAATAGTAAAATCTGTAAATATGCTTTCCAGAAAGAATATTGGTGCACTTATTGTAATTGGTCGTGAAATTGGTCTGAAAGATTATATGGAAACAGGTGTTCGTATAAATGCTAAAGTTACAAGTGAACTGTTAAGCAGTATTTTTACTCCTAATTCACCGCTTCACGATGGCGCAGTCATAATTGAGCGAGGAGAACTTGTCGCTGCAAGCTGTATTCTGCCTCTTGTAGAACTGCCTAATATCGGGAGAGTGCTGGGAACCAGACATAGAGCTGCCTTGAGTTTAACAAAAGAGACCGATGCAACAGTAATTGTAGTATCAGAAGAAACTGGAGGTATCTCTGTTGCAATAAGGAGAAAGCTGACACGTGATATAGATGGTATTACTTTGAGAAAAATATTGCATAACTTATATGCTCCTAGTGAGAAAAGTAAAAAAGCTTTCTGGATATGGAAGAGAAATAAGTAA
- a CDS encoding pyridoxine 5'-phosphate synthase has product MSKLGVNIDHIATVRQARKTFEPDPVKAVHLCETAGADSIVSHLREDRRHINDRDIRLIKEIVNIRFNLEMSIAAEIVDIALKLEPDQVSLVPEKREEVTTEGGLDVVLKRNELKEIIQRFKDKGIVVNLFIDPEISQIDASLEVNSDAIELHTGSYANATSQSAMEYEFKKIVGATGYARKHGLIVHAGHGLTYFNVRRIADIKEIEELNIGHSIISRAVFVGLERAVKDMIDIIKGNSK; this is encoded by the coding sequence ATGTCAAAATTAGGTGTAAATATAGACCATATTGCAACAGTTAGACAAGCTAGAAAAACCTTTGAACCTGATCCTGTTAAAGCAGTTCATTTATGCGAAACCGCAGGTGCTGATAGCATTGTTTCTCATTTAAGAGAGGATAGAAGACACATCAATGATAGAGATATAAGATTAATAAAAGAAATCGTAAACATAAGGTTCAATCTTGAAATGTCAATTGCAGCTGAAATCGTTGATATTGCTCTGAAACTTGAACCTGATCAGGTAAGTTTAGTTCCTGAAAAGAGAGAAGAAGTGACAACAGAAGGCGGGCTGGATGTAGTTTTGAAAAGGAATGAATTAAAGGAGATAATCCAGCGTTTCAAGGATAAGGGTATTGTTGTGAATCTTTTTATAGATCCTGAAATATCCCAAATAGATGCGTCTTTAGAGGTCAACTCAGACGCTATTGAACTGCATACGGGGAGTTATGCAAATGCAACCAGTCAGTCAGCTATGGAATATGAATTCAAGAAGATTGTAGGCGCTACAGGTTATGCCAGAAAACATGGGCTTATTGTGCATGCAGGGCATGGGTTGACATATTTCAATGTGAGAAGAATAGCCGACATCAAGGAAATAGAAGAACTAAATATCGGACATTCAATTATATCACGCGCCGTATTTGTCGGGCTGGAAAGGGCTGTAAAGGATATGATAGATATTATAAAAGGTAATTCCAAATAA